The sequence ATCATCaaaaaatgaattttcaagagTCAACAACTCGTGaaattctcttcttcttgttaaTCTTTTAATACCTAAAAGCCGACATGaaacaaacacaaaagaaatatcaaaaatttGAACAAAAAGTATTGAAACAATTAAAAAAGGAATACGAACAACCCCTTGAAGAAGCAACGTGAAGAAAATATGAACCCACaaaaaattccaaaaagaaagaaaaaaaaatcattctccCTCATAAATGAAGAACTTTTGGATACAatgtataaaaaaatcaaacatgcaatcagaagaaaacaaatttacCTTACAGAAAAAACTTCTTCTTAACAAAAAACTCGGGAAtcgtttaccaaaaaaaaaggaatcaacAACTAAAATATATCCCAGGAAGCGAAAATGACTTTATAAAGAGAATTTTAatgaatattgagttatatTTTCTGATTTCTTGTTGAACTTGCCCTTGTTTTTGCAggatgttgatgatgatgatctcaGAGTTTTTTCTCTTCGACCATCTTTGGTCTCTCCAGGGCCAAAGGGTGGTGGGTTCTCTCTCCTTCCTCtcctttttctttgtttacTTCTCTCTTTCTGCGAAtcctttttttctattttttaattctttctAACAATTTTCCCCCACAAAactctctctattttttttatcctctCGAAACTCCCAATTCAATGAGTAAGTCTCTATTAACTTGCTTTAAGTTTTCCATAATTATAGAAATGTGTATACACATACATGCAAATACTCTAAAGAATTCCACATTTttactataaatttataattttcattaaataaaaataaacaagaaatcATTCACTTTGCGGTAATTCCTTCCAGTGTCCCCGAACATATATATGCATGGCGGGAAAGATTAGCAGAAATATAGGTCCCACTATTTcagtatttttatgttttaaaatgcGCCCGTTTTGCCGAGAACTTGTCCAATTAAACATTGATCATAGATTCATAAGAttgtttaaccaaaaaaaagatttataagaTTATTATGGTAAACAAATTGTGTCGGTCTGTCTACGCtataaaacgtattttccctGCAATGGTTGAAGAAAAGAAATCGACTCTTAATTTGTGAAATTGAGTTGGCCCAATTGAAAAGCTTTGTAAATATTAGAGTTTTAtgttgtagaaaaaaaaaactaaaattagagTTTATGTTCCAAATTAGAATTTGTCATAAAGCTGCTATATGTAgataaaattcacaaaataaCTTGTAATATGGTAAACTAATGAAAATGAAATGTCGCCATAAAAAGTTAGTAAAATCgcaacaaaaaaaagttgaagaCAGATATATCGGATTTATTaaactaaaactaaatattGACAAAGTGCGCTCTGTGTTGAACTTGTGAGCTATGGACGCATACTTCTAGACCATCAACATGtacattatatacaaatatctggatttatagataaaataacaaaaagccCCAATTAATCATGTATTGTTTTTATTAGTTGTTAATGTGGTGATCAACGGTTATAAGTCTAGTGACGTGGCATATATAGTGAGCGCAGTAACATGACTGATGTACTCTAATATAGTACATGACATCCACTACTTTCTTTTAAAATTGTTCTTgactaaaaatctaaaaaataattgTTCGAGTCaaccttaattttttttggaagtcAACACTAATTATTTTTTCTCGACTGTATTATTGCAAAATTTTATAATGGGGTTATTAGTTGGAATCACCAAGTGATTTTGATACATCTATATGATTAGCTTATTTTTATAACTATAGAAGTTCTGGGCATTAAACACATAATCTCTCACATGCCGGAAATTAatctttgaaattaaaaaatttcataCTAAAAGGAGTTTAAATTCAGTGTACAAGAGAAATGAATCGAACCTCCTTGCATTACCATTAACCACCGATACTTTGgtattagtgttttttttttctctttctatcTTGATGAAATTATTGggcttaattttattttatgtattcttCGCTGAACCTAAAGATAGGTCCAAATCATTCATAATTCTTTTTCAGTAAGCCCATCCGTTTACCATAGACCGAAACCCAAGTCCAAAAAATTGTCACTATCCTACCACCACTTGTTTATCTGAaatgatttgaatatatatatatatacgggTTTATTGGtggaataacaaaaaaaagaaaaattagattttagaaagaggggaagagagagataggaatagaaaagaagagagagtgTAGAATTTTAGTAAGATagtgaattatatttttttgggtgTTATTGAAcccattttatatatatatatatatatatatatatatatatatatatatatatatatatatatatatatatatatatatatatatatatatatatatatatatatttcagctTGGGTGAtgtagtatttaaaaaaaatagttgtcAAACTAAAACCTGATTTCTTGTTCATAAGTTTGATATGGTTTCGGTTTTCGATCAGGTTTAGGATTCAGTCACATATAtcgtttttactttttaatggTATGTAAtgtgttaaaattatatattaagtttggtttaaaattatcgGATATATAATAACTTAAGTCAGTTTTCTGGCCGATTCATGTCAAATCATAATGAAGACCATGAATTTGAATCTTTTGTACTTGTAAAACATTTTGGACTAAAACTATAAAAGCAGATTGATTatacctaaaaattcaataaCAAAAGACTTTTGGTGTTTTTGTATCATTAGTTAAGTATATCTAGGATGTTAGAAgacatttataaaatactataatTAGACATTTGTCCAGATGAATATATTCatggatttttttatcaaataatattcATGGTTTAGACCATGAATTGGATCTTGTTTACACATTTGTAAGATAATATAATCAATATTagatttaaacttttattataatattttaaaataaaatgaaattttcgtttaaaaaaaaatcattccaaATGTTTGAATCAATACACATACACATCCTTAGATACTGGTGGTGATAATAATAAATGTTGATATGTGGCACTATATTTCCGAGCTAACCCAAACTGGTCCGACACGGAGTTTGGATTGATCCGACATTATTACCTCTTGTAcagattatttttcttctttaacaCACACATACCACAATcgtaatctatactattaaagcaggatcctattgtcataattaccttaggggcatgtttccttcactaacattgcatgtttcattaagggcaattaagtaatattaataacaaatctatattgggtcattatttttggatccagcccaaatcaaatctctcttgggccatttgggcctattaaaaaatcagattcaattctcacctttttttttcctttgggccattgagtccaagttcaaataattttttttcaactattcttaattattattttttcttttcttaatataatttaagcattcataaaaataattgaatttttttatcgaaaagtataaatctttattaaaagtatataattttttaattaaaatattaatcccataataaaattaatttatcagagttataccaacttaattcattaaaaataaagtttatttttttttaacataaatagtcatttaaaatgaaatcgataaataaagataaaatttttaagtcttttataaaataaaacacaaatataggaaaatatgacatttactaaatatttgtcaactgaaaaaataataataataaacccgcgctttcaaagcgcgggtcaaaatctagtaacaaCATTAAATAAATATCACTAAATTTTACTGTACCGGAAAAGAAGATTCCGGTTTATGGTTTGTGTTGACGAGAGGGATGAACAACAGTGAGCTCCTGTACATAATCCGGAAAAATCACAcagaaaatcaaaataaaatacatagaaaaataaagatatcTTCAGAATATCATTCATACCTCTGAGTAGCGTACATTGTCATGGTGTTTATACGATGTTTTTACAATCGTCTCCCATTTAATAGACTTTTGATCCATCATCTTCCTCAAACCGGTGTCTTGACCGGATAGAAGGACGGGTAATTGACCAGGGACGACGGTGCTGACTGTCGAACTTCTCGGAAGTGTACGGCAAAGCCAAGACTCTGAAGGAGTTTTAGGCAACGGAGGTTGAGAAACAGAGATATTCCCTGACCTGTTTTTGTTTCTGTTCCTCATTCTCTTTACCCCCTCCGAAAGAAACCTCGTATCTTGTCTCTTGATCTGAGTACTCGATGTTCTTTGCAACCTCGAAGTTGTGGAAAGCTTTTCTGAAAATCTTGGTATTGGAGAGGTTTCTTGAGACTTGCTCATAGCCTTGTTTGATCTCACGATTATTGTTGATGATGCTGGTTTGGTTTTATAAACAGAATATTgtgttttagggtttatgattttgCTAGAACTTACCGCAACATTCTGACAAGTTTTGATCCGAAAAAGAACCGGATTAAGAACATCCAGTGAGTTCTTGGAACATAACTGTGGCAAGAACCCAAACATAGCCTTCTTGGGGTCACTTGAGTGGACTGCTTCTTCAACATGATCATGACCATCATTGTTTAAATCTTGATTTATGGCCATGGAGACTCTCTGTAGAGCAATGAtccgtttctttttctttttcttcatcatcttctcttcTTGGTCTCTATAAGATCCTTTCTTCTGTTTCAAGGCAATCGCTTTAGCAGCTGGTAAAAATCTCGCCATGATGAGGTCACGATATTCAAGATTGACGTCATCTTTTGATACACTGCTTGGTCTGCCTCCATTGTTCTCGAACTCATCACTTACTCCGTTTGTACTACAGTTAACAGAAAAGCTTGCGGTTGAAGAAACCATATCCAATGCTTTGATTAGGTCTGATTCTTGGAGTAGTGTATGATGATCCTTTGGCTTTCCAGGTGTTTGTTCCCACACAAATGGAACTAAAGATGGTTCCACTACATGATCGAAGCTCTTGTCATCTTGTAATAACCGAACCACAGTTCCATGCTCAGTTTCTTGACATGAATCTTTGACTTTTCTCCTCCTGATCGTCGTTGTAATCTTCTTGGTGTTCTCTGAGTCGCTTGGATTCTCTAGTTTCGTTGGAATTCGTCTCACGGATAGAGACGGAGCATCAAGATTCGGTTTCTTCTCCTCCATTGTTTCTTCAGACAAAAAAATCTTTACAGACCTCTGAAGCATCAAGAATGtgtaatataaaagaaaaagaagcaagAGAGTTATTgatatattctaaaaaaaaaagagttttgatGTCAGAATGTTGATATATAAGTGAAGGCTGTAGTTCCGGGGATGAGGGGACTCAAGACTCAAGAGTAGTCAAATTCATAAAAATCATAAGTGACTACTTGATGGTGACACTTTGTGGAGAGGTAACAAAATATCGGTATAATTATATGTAACAAGAAATAGTAGCAAAGGATGATGCTACATTTAATCATAATTTTGGATGAGGAaataataaaaaggtaaaaaaaagtttagcTACATATACTTTAATGAATGTTTTgacacaaaaaataaataaatgaattatatGTATATCCTTTTAATTTCTTTACAAGAAAATCTAGCAAAACAAAAATGGCGTACATTTTCCCGATTTCATTAAATTTATTACCTGGATTGATAGTGATATTTTGTATCGTCAAACTCTATCAAACTAGCTTAAGATCCTCACAGTTGCGCGGGATATTATTATCtatttgtattcatttacgtattatgtatataattaaattagaataaatacataaatcaaaacaatacatcttgtaaataaatcaaaacaatcattttatttattttatatggtatataactaaatttcaatgacatgaacatatatatacaatatattatatttggaaCATTTGCTAAAACTAGAGTTATATATGTCAACCAATCGAACTTTACTTTCCTTAAAATACTCACAGGAAAAAAATCTGAACAAAATCAAAATACGCCGGTAGAGAGCTTTATTTTCAGAACAAAAAATTAGTGCTTTAGAAAGTTACAACAATGAAAGCTACAGCAAATAAATCTACAGATTAAATtctacagaaaaaaatataaagctacagTTCTTACCAATCATCCCCAATATTCATTaagttaaattattaaatataaataaaataatattttagtgtTAACTAATGTAAGAAAAGAGAAAATAGCATCATTTGCTTTCAACTATAAACTAAAACTACCAATAATATTAGTCTTTTATAATCTATTTACAAATcaccaaatttaataaaatgatgTCATTTTGGTGTCTCATTTGAGATGAAACAGATCAGGAACAAAGAGAGTATGCCAGATGGTAATAAAAAACTCTTAACACATCTACTTTAATCGGTTGAAGAGGCATGTATTAACTTTGTCGGACTCAAAACTACAGTACCATAATGTAATGTTTGGGCGACGACTGAAAATGCTAATAAATGGTACTTCCAGAggcgtgcctacagtgtattgaaaaaggcattTGCCTCAGGCCCCCGATTAATATGACTATTTTTAGggccccaaaatttaaaataatttctaatctagtggtttagacttattaaaaaaaaacatttctacgaaaattaattaactcattttctgaattcatgtattttttttctatataacataatataacatatttacgttataaacttatttttttacagtattagacttgtgtatttggtgaaaataatatatcatattagaaaattattttcattacagttgtaaataagtttatttttagaACTTGCCTTAGGCCCCTTAAACTCTTCGCACGACACTGGGTACTTCACCTTCTATTCTCACCGTTTATGTACATACAACATAACAGCTATTGGACTATACTATACTGAGAACAATGTTGATTGTAAATAACCAAACAACATTGTTTGATTTAGAGaatttagaaatatatatgagataatttctattattttaaaaataatgtgAATATGGTATGACAAACCATCTTATATAGGTCATCTATATATGCTTCAATGTACGTGGATATCTGACtgtaatttcaaatttgttatatatatattgacattACTTATTTTGCTACAGTTTTTAATAGGCTAAAAGCCTGACATTTAaggtaagaaaaagaaaaattatattctttctgtttttaaaagatccatattttaagattttcacacttattaaaaaaatacatcaaaTTTTAGTTACAAATACATTATTTTCCGCAATTAACTATTTTCCACAAGTTTtcaccaataaaattttaataaatacaattatgttttttgaagcttacaatttatatttaatttatgcattgtaaatatgaaaaatatatctttttgaaataatttttttcttctaaaacatAGATCTTTTAGAAACGGAGGAAGCAATCATAAATTTTggcaaataaataatatatatttttgtaaagatAGTCATCCATAGTTTATGCCTTTCTCAAACAGTTTCCAATAATGTGGACCATATATGCATCGAAAAAGGTGaagaaattgataaaaaaatattaattttctccATTATTAGAATTTAATAACTACCAAACTCTTTGAAAGTGTGTAAATGTTCATTGAATTCACCAGCgctgtttttgtttcttgtgaAGAAAAGGACGAACATTTTAATACTAGTAGCTTTATTTATCGGAAAATGAAATTGGTATTATGatttcaaaactaaaattagTAGCTTTTTTCCCAACTACACATTTAATTGAAAAAACAAGacatttaaaaaacaattaaatgtttaatcagaggttagagagagagatacgaAAATAAATAAGGAGAAGGGAGTGTTTTGGTTACATAGTGAATTTGAGGGTTTTTTATGTATATGGGAAAACAAATTACCCTTACTTCAAGTTGGAGTCTTCAACTAAGAAATTAAAAATGCAAATTAGTGTTGGAGTCATGGCACGGTGGATGTAGGGATTGCGTTCGGTGGAAGCGGCATTTTAGGGTTTTCCAAATAGTCTCTTAAGTCTATCGGAGAAAGGCGAGGTGGAGGTGGTAGATCTGTTCTTGCCTGAGGTCTGGTTTGAAGTCTGGTTGACCGGTCTGCGGCAGAAAGGCGAGGATTGCGGTTGGTTAACTTTATTTCGATGTCTTAGGATCTGACCGGTTCAAATGCCGGCGGTTGTGGTTGCGACTACGAAAGTTTGCGGATACGGATAGTTGCGGTTTCCAGCGGTTTTAAGAGCTTTgcacgactggttctgcggttagaaattagTACGCTTgagggatacttatgactggttaaccactaaatgcagcagcagttaaataataaattaacaatatttaaattttatataagagaaATACTctaggatagcactaaaaatgtttatgtcacaaatatagattataaggatcaaaatgaccaaaatgtttcattaaagaggtaaatatacacttatacctctcgggttaactaatccaaatcttagagtttagagttaaggggtggggatttgggattcaaatttaaaattttataaaataaaaaataaatattaaaaatttgaaaataatttttttttaaatagtttcaaaaaatattttcgaattacaaaaaaaaaaatttgaaaaaaataaaaacaaattttcgaaaaaaaaattataaaaaagttcgaatttgaaaacatataatctaaaattataatttttttattttattttatttatttatttatatatatagggttaagatctttttacctattaaatgaaacattttggtcattttccttctTGTGGTCTATTTTAtgatcaaaatttgaaaatggtctatttaggagaattctctttatataattataacaatatcaaaataataatattataataaatatataaattatatttagaaagttatagttttaaattttttaaaattatagaaaatatttttactttaaaattttataatattagttaaaatataatagatatattttagtattcttataattccaatttaaatattttattaactatttttatttttgtatttatattgtttaaaaaaagaaaaaaaaattatcctcccgcaaccgccaaCGCTAGCTAGAACcaatttttgaatttatgagatttagAGCGGTTTatgtgattgttgcaaaacacCAACAACCACTACTAATCACAAAAGCTGCGTTTAAGAGTTGTAGCGGagaaaccagtcatacccttagtGACTCGCGGCCGTCTTTTCTCGTAACATAACCGAAAGTCTTAACCTAATGTGatggttttttttattatttaagcataaattatattttttaagccatttgaatgATTTTGAAGTTGcagatttttcagatctgaaacagactttaaaaaacttatattaGATGACTCTGAGAAGACTCCTCGGAAGACTTCTAGGCAAGTCTTCTCATTCATTTTATGGTAGAAGACTTTCCACGAAGTCTTCAGGTAGTCTCCCAAAGTCTTCTTCCTAAAGTGGTacaaattttggatatgtattttatatgttttttatatattaaatctaaaaaattatAGATTCAATCTAATGTgactgttttgtttattattaagcataaattttttttttgaagttttctctgttttgaagccatttgaatgtttttggatatgcaaatttttcatatttgagTCAGACTTTGGAAAAATTCTTAGAAGACTCTAGGAAGACTTCTTGCGAAGTCTTCTAATGCATTTTATGCTAGAAGACGTCCCACGAAGTCTTCCGAAGTTTTATGCCCAAAGTGgtataaattttggatatgtattttgtgtgttttatatattagattctaaAAAGTTATAGAAACAACTGAATGTGattgttttgttaattatttaagtataaaatgttttttgaagCTTTCTTTGTTTTAAGGCAATTTGAACGCTTTTAaatatgtagattttttttcagatctgaatcAGACTTTGGAATACTTTTTAGAAGACTCTTAGAAGAATCTCGGAAGACTCTTAAAAGACTTCTTGCTAATGAATTTATTGCTAGAAGACTTCCCACCAAGTCTTCAGGAAGTCTTCCAAAGTCTTCTGCCCAAAATGGTACAAAGGAATGATGTCAACTGGAGTCCGCCAAGCTTATCTTTGTAGAAGAATGATATCTAGCTCCATGtgtaatagttttgttttaagTCTTGTTTTATGATCTGTATGTGTActattttagttgtgaattcttttgtaaacttgaagagatgttaatcaaaacaatttggtGAATATGTTCATGTTTTGCCAAAAGTACTTGACATTAATGAATTTATTAACATACCAAttaaaacttagtcaaatttactaaaactaagagagaagacttcacatgaaaacttagtcaaattcacaaaatatcaaatttgaattttaagtaaaagttgaaattttaaatcttatgtaAG comes from Brassica rapa cultivar Chiifu-401-42 chromosome A02, CAAS_Brap_v3.01, whole genome shotgun sequence and encodes:
- the LOC103853661 gene encoding uncharacterized protein LOC103853661, whose product is MLQRSVKIFLSEETMEEKKPNLDAPSLSVRRIPTKLENPSDSENTKKITTTIRRRKVKDSCQETEHGTVVRLLQDDKSFDHVVEPSLVPFVWEQTPGKPKDHHTLLQESDLIKALDMVSSTASFSVNCSTNGVSDEFENNGGRPSSVSKDDVNLEYRDLIMARFLPAAKAIALKQKKGSYRDQEEKMMKKKKKKRIIALQRVSMAINQDLNNDGHDHVEEAVHSSDPKKAMFGFLPQLCSKNSLDVLNPVLFRIKTCQNVAVSSSKIINPKTQYSVYKTKPASSTIIVRSNKAMSKSQETSPIPRFSEKLSTTSRLQRTSSTQIKRQDTRFLSEGVKRMRNRNKNRSGNISVSQPPLPKTPSESWLCRTLPRSSTVSTVVPGQLPVLLSGQDTGLRKMMDQKSIKWETIVKTSYKHHDNVRYSEELTVVHPSRQHKP